From Pirellulales bacterium, a single genomic window includes:
- a CDS encoding threonine/serine dehydratase, producing MLIDRGVLSLQPPTFQDVLAAQERIRPYLAPTPFYSYPALDELLGATVYIKHENYQPVGAFKVRGGVNLVSQLSDDERRRGLIAVSSGNHGQSVAYAARLFGVSARIVVPRAANPGKVAAMQGMGAEVIFHGANFDEARSHCEALTREHGYRYVHSGDEPLLIAGVATEALEMLTAQPDLAAIFVPIGGGSGAAGTAIVARELSPQLRVIGVQAERSPAAYESWRQRQLAEAPNLTFAEGLGTGAGFALPQKILWELLQEFTLVSDDEIRQAMVWMIERAHTLAEGAGAAPLAAAYRMRQELAGKKIGIVCSGGNTSLAHLREALQKSGQ from the coding sequence ATGCTCATTGATCGAGGAGTCCTTTCCCTGCAACCGCCCACCTTCCAAGATGTGCTCGCCGCGCAAGAGCGGATACGGCCGTATCTGGCGCCGACCCCGTTCTACTCTTATCCAGCGCTTGATGAACTACTCGGCGCCACGGTCTATATCAAGCACGAGAACTACCAGCCGGTCGGGGCGTTCAAGGTGCGCGGTGGCGTGAATCTCGTCTCGCAATTGTCAGACGACGAACGGCGACGCGGGCTGATCGCGGTCTCGAGCGGTAATCACGGGCAATCCGTCGCCTATGCGGCAAGGCTGTTCGGCGTGAGCGCGCGGATCGTCGTGCCTCGCGCCGCCAATCCCGGCAAGGTCGCCGCCATGCAAGGGATGGGGGCCGAGGTGATTTTCCACGGCGCGAACTTCGACGAAGCGCGATCACATTGCGAAGCGCTCACGCGCGAGCACGGCTACCGATACGTGCATTCGGGGGACGAGCCACTATTGATCGCGGGCGTGGCGACCGAGGCGCTCGAAATGCTCACGGCTCAGCCAGACCTGGCGGCGATCTTCGTTCCTATCGGCGGCGGCAGCGGTGCCGCGGGCACGGCAATTGTCGCCCGCGAGCTGAGTCCGCAACTGCGCGTGATCGGCGTGCAGGCCGAGCGTTCGCCCGCGGCGTACGAATCGTGGCGGCAGCGCCAACTGGCCGAAGCGCCGAATCTGACCTTTGCCGAAGGGCTGGGAACCGGCGCCGGCTTCGCGCTGCCGCAAAAGATCCTCTGGGAACTGCTCCAGGAATTCACGCTCGTTTCAGATGACGAGATTCGGCAGGCGATGGTGTGGATGATCGAGCGGGCCCATACGCTGGCCGAAGGGGCCGGCGCCGCTCCGCTAGCCGCGGCTTACCGGATGCGGCAGGAATTGGCCGGCAAGAAAATCGGCATCGTCTGCTCGGGAGGCAATACATCGCTAGCGCATCTGCGCGAAGCACTCCAGAAGAGCGGGCAGTAA
- the nuoH gene encoding NADH-quinone oxidoreductase subunit NuoH translates to MSHADLIIFVIMLGKIALILFGLLTAAAYLVLLERWIAAWVQDRIGPNRVGIPLTKIKMFGLGQPLADGLKFIFKEEYTPAHVDKFLYTLAPISILVAAILPFAVIPFGSMLPTFNVGGEPITLQLILAPQIDVGMIFVFAMGSVAVYGVILGAWASNNKYSFLGGLRSSAQLIAYELPLGLGILGVVLAAGSLRLEDIIDQQATSGTWNIVMQPLGFLVFVIASFAESARLPFDLPEAEQELIGGYHTEYSGLRLLLYLIAEFLHMVTASFLITILFFGGWHLWGITGSAEDPVTWVTALLRVIVLLSKVMGVILFFMLVRWSWPRFRFDQLMSLAWKVMLPLGMVNLVIVAVVAEYEPQVLAALGGSRTALVAVLWALAILAWLIAGIVAPLSTDNRPRFEAVDRI, encoded by the coding sequence ATGTCCCACGCCGACCTCATAATATTCGTGATCATGCTCGGCAAGATCGCCTTGATCTTGTTTGGGCTGTTGACGGCGGCAGCCTATCTGGTGCTGTTGGAACGCTGGATCGCGGCCTGGGTGCAGGATCGTATCGGGCCGAATCGCGTCGGTATTCCATTGACCAAGATCAAGATGTTCGGCCTTGGCCAGCCGTTGGCCGACGGTTTGAAATTCATCTTCAAGGAAGAATACACGCCGGCGCATGTCGACAAGTTCCTGTACACGCTCGCGCCGATTTCGATCCTGGTGGCGGCAATCCTGCCGTTTGCCGTGATCCCGTTCGGCAGCATGTTGCCCACGTTCAACGTGGGGGGCGAGCCGATCACCTTGCAATTGATCCTGGCGCCGCAGATCGATGTAGGCATGATCTTCGTCTTCGCCATGGGGAGTGTGGCCGTCTACGGCGTGATCCTGGGCGCGTGGGCAAGCAATAACAAATACAGCTTCCTGGGCGGTTTGCGCTCAAGTGCCCAGTTGATCGCTTACGAGTTGCCGCTGGGGCTGGGCATCCTGGGCGTGGTCCTGGCTGCTGGGTCATTGCGGTTGGAAGATATCATCGATCAGCAAGCCACGAGCGGCACGTGGAACATCGTCATGCAGCCGCTCGGTTTTCTCGTGTTCGTGATCGCTTCGTTCGCGGAAAGTGCGCGGCTGCCATTCGACCTGCCCGAGGCAGAACAGGAATTGATCGGCGGCTATCACACCGAGTATTCAGGCTTGCGTTTGCTTCTATATTTGATCGCCGAATTCCTGCACATGGTGACGGCGTCCTTCTTGATTACGATCCTGTTCTTCGGCGGCTGGCACCTGTGGGGAATCACAGGCAGTGCTGAGGATCCCGTGACCTGGGTTACGGCCCTGTTGCGCGTGATTGTGTTGTTGTCGAAGGTGATGGGCGTCATTCTGTTTTTTATGCTGGTGCGCTGGAGCTGGCCGCGTTTCCGCTTTGATCAATTGATGTCGCTCGCCTGGAAGGTGATGTTGCCATTGGGCATGGTCAATCTGGTGATCGTGGCGGTGGTGGCCGAGTACGAACCGCAGGTGCTGGCCGCGCTTGGGGGCAGTCGCACGGCTCTCGTGGCTGTGCTGTGGGCGCTAGCGATCCTGGCGTGGCTGATCGCGGGGATCGTGGCCCCCCTATCGACTGACAATCGCCCACGGTTCGAGGCGGTGGACCGAATATGA
- a CDS encoding NADH-quinone oxidoreductase subunit J: MTQTQSVMLVATLLAAVGLWLLLPRGEGWGRKLGILLALASLGLFASRLPRLGSTSAEVIFWFLAAVTVMSAVCAVTLKSPVYCAIWFAMTLLGTSGLFLFQGAQFLGVATIVVYAGAILVTFLFVLMLAQPEGHAYYDRVSWEALVSACVGAVMIGILTMVIGDAFAPKSFTVDETEKYVTLTDGIVDPIAGREVPQRTDEILSDRHMDHLGTQLFSRHLIAVEVAGTMLLAALVGAVSIAIQSKPLARSAGGARHG; this comes from the coding sequence GTGACACAGACGCAATCCGTAATGTTAGTGGCGACGCTGCTGGCGGCCGTGGGGCTGTGGCTCTTGCTCCCGCGCGGCGAGGGCTGGGGCCGAAAGCTCGGCATTCTGCTCGCGCTTGCGAGCTTGGGGCTGTTCGCGTCCCGTCTGCCACGATTGGGGTCGACGTCGGCCGAGGTGATTTTTTGGTTCCTGGCGGCCGTGACCGTGATGTCCGCGGTGTGCGCCGTGACGCTGAAAAGCCCCGTCTACTGCGCAATCTGGTTCGCGATGACGCTCTTGGGCACATCCGGCTTGTTCTTGTTCCAAGGCGCGCAGTTCCTAGGCGTGGCCACGATCGTGGTCTATGCCGGCGCGATTCTCGTGACGTTCCTGTTTGTGCTGATGCTGGCACAACCAGAGGGGCATGCCTATTACGACCGCGTGAGCTGGGAGGCGCTGGTCTCGGCCTGCGTCGGCGCCGTGATGATCGGCATCCTGACGATGGTCATCGGCGATGCGTTCGCGCCGAAGTCTTTCACGGTCGACGAGACTGAAAAGTATGTCACATTGACCGATGGCATTGTTGATCCGATCGCCGGGCGCGAAGTACCGCAACGGACCGACGAGATCCTGTCGGATCGACACATGGATCATCTCGGCACGCAGCTTTTCAGCCGGCACCTGATCGCGGTCGAAGTGGCGGGAACGATGCTCTTGGCCGCCCTGGTCGGCGCCGTCTCGATTGCCATTCAAAGCAAGCCGCTCGCGCGGTCGGCAGGAGGCGCGCGCCATGGGTGA
- a CDS encoding NADH-quinone oxidoreductase subunit M — protein MNWLLATVLMPLGGIALIWVFGESSRGPARTIALITSLVTMLMAAGVVKSYVDHHHATANAQIDMSDSFADSGNAAGPVDRGSPSFDRPWIHAYGVEVRFSLALDGLSVWLFGLSALLVLVSVLVSWEAIEDRAPTFYALLLLLATGMMGVFAARDVILFYVFFEFTLIPLFFLIGIWGHEDRRYAAAKFFLFTLAGSLLTFLGLLSIVLWNFYHGSEGVLDFSFDGVMTALAADPIPPALQLWIFLALFAGFAVKVPLFPVHTWLPLAHTQAPTAGSVLLAGILLKVGSYGFVRFNLAMLPDAAIACMPWLLGLSAVGIVYGALVALAQSDLKRLIAYSSVSHLGFCMLGVFSLNRLGVQGGVLQMINHGISTGGLFALVGMLYERYHTREISDYSGIARKMPILAFFMVLFTFSSIGVPGMNGFSGEFLLLSGAFQRGWTDAPVAWSLAGRIFSVMAVSGVILGAWYMLWFVQRVFFGPLREPSHGDGHHEVHDLNGREICALLPLVVFVFWIGLVPQHFLLPMAESLDPVADKIAARMEGRDLNESKPLLARDPRETSGKEVARVD, from the coding sequence GTGAACTGGTTGCTGGCCACGGTATTGATGCCCCTGGGAGGAATCGCCCTGATCTGGGTGTTCGGCGAGTCCTCGCGCGGGCCGGCGCGCACGATCGCGCTTATAACCAGTCTGGTGACAATGCTCATGGCGGCCGGCGTCGTGAAATCGTACGTCGATCATCACCATGCCACGGCGAACGCACAGATCGACATGTCGGATAGTTTTGCCGACAGCGGCAACGCGGCCGGCCCGGTGGATCGCGGTTCACCGTCGTTCGATCGGCCGTGGATTCATGCCTACGGCGTCGAGGTGCGGTTTTCCCTGGCTCTCGACGGGCTCAGTGTTTGGCTCTTCGGACTCAGCGCCTTGCTGGTGCTGGTCAGCGTACTGGTCAGTTGGGAAGCCATCGAGGATCGAGCGCCGACGTTCTACGCACTATTACTTCTACTCGCGACCGGCATGATGGGCGTCTTCGCGGCGCGCGACGTAATCTTGTTCTACGTGTTCTTCGAGTTCACGCTGATCCCGCTCTTTTTCCTGATCGGCATCTGGGGGCACGAGGATCGGCGCTACGCTGCGGCGAAGTTCTTTTTGTTCACGCTGGCTGGCAGTTTGCTGACCTTTCTGGGGCTGCTGTCGATCGTGCTGTGGAATTTCTATCATGGCAGCGAAGGGGTGCTCGACTTCTCGTTCGACGGCGTGATGACGGCGCTGGCGGCCGATCCGATCCCGCCCGCGTTGCAATTGTGGATATTCCTGGCCCTGTTTGCGGGCTTCGCCGTCAAGGTGCCGCTATTCCCGGTACACACCTGGCTGCCGCTGGCGCACACGCAAGCGCCGACGGCCGGCAGTGTGTTGTTGGCCGGCATCCTGCTGAAGGTTGGTTCGTACGGTTTCGTGCGTTTCAACCTGGCGATGCTCCCCGATGCGGCGATCGCCTGCATGCCTTGGCTGTTGGGGCTGTCCGCGGTGGGCATTGTGTATGGCGCGCTCGTGGCATTGGCCCAGAGCGATCTCAAACGCTTGATCGCTTATTCCAGCGTCAGCCACTTGGGCTTTTGCATGCTGGGCGTTTTCTCGTTGAACCGCCTGGGCGTTCAGGGGGGCGTGTTGCAAATGATCAACCACGGCATATCGACCGGCGGCCTGTTCGCCTTGGTCGGCATGTTGTACGAGCGATATCACACCCGCGAAATCAGCGACTACAGCGGGATCGCGCGCAAGATGCCGATCCTGGCGTTCTTCATGGTGCTGTTCACGTTCTCCAGCATTGGCGTGCCCGGAATGAATGGCTTCTCGGGCGAATTCCTGCTACTCAGCGGTGCGTTTCAGCGCGGCTGGACCGACGCGCCGGTAGCCTGGTCGCTGGCCGGACGCATTTTTTCCGTGATGGCCGTGTCAGGAGTGATCCTGGGGGCGTGGTACATGCTGTGGTTCGTGCAGCGAGTCTTCTTCGGACCGTTGCGAGAGCCTTCGCACGGCGACGGCCACCACGAAGTTCACGACCTGAACGGTCGCGAGATTTGCGCTTTGTTGCCGCTGGTCGTGTTTGTTTTCTGGATCGGCCTGGTGCCGCAACATTTCCTGCTGCCGATGGCCGAATCGCTCGACCCGGTGGCCGACAAAATAGCCGCCCGTATGGAAGGCCGAGACTTGAACGAGAGTAAGCCGCTTCTGGCCCGCGATCCTCGCGAAACCAGCGGGAAGGAGGTAGCGCGTGTCGACTGA
- the nuoL gene encoding NADH-quinone oxidoreductase subunit L: MFEGDNIKTLMVLIPAMPLASTLVTAALGRSVLRTRAHLPTIFALVTSFVLSLFLLAEVRTRVNELHTAQEAGKQTAIGVEVWHTLWTWASIPNEYHRSDIDVDGGPAPADVAGHEFNYVIDVTLRADPLTSIMLSMVLFVSSLVSIYAAGYMHDDRGYWRFFTYVSLFVFSMTMLVSVSNFVLLYVFWEAVGVCSYLLVGFWYEKPSAAAAGKKAFLVNRVGDFGFAIGLFLIWVTYGTLNFHDTPATDGVAAVAGILGQTRLADPALYVGGGVGLAICLCLLTGACGKSAQFPLHVWLPDAMEGPTPVSALIHAATMVTAGVYLIARCTPLFIAAPESQEIVAVIGGFTALLAALIAVTQTDLKRVLAYSTISQLGYMFLGLGVGTLAGISAGMFHLFTHAFFKALLFLAAGSVMHAMGGVIDMRRFSGLRFLMPTTFWTFWFGALALSGVFPFAGFWSKDAIIGAVGDRGAHSLVYNVLFWASLFTAFLTAFYTFRGLFLTFYGRERVPPEAGHHAHESPSAMTFPLMVLAVCALAVGAVFEWHHTFAHFLGSTPSLAYAGVQPMVAHGAAEHASHLGLALFSTVVALSGVGLAAFFYLGDRRQIEQLTRLMQSPFGLKLYQLSTGKFYIDAIYGLLIVGPLRLLATISYWFDRWVIDGLVNLCGQVPIVCGAVLRSLQSGMVQFYALVMVLGTLVLIGTLFIWPTG; this comes from the coding sequence ATGTTTGAAGGCGACAACATCAAGACACTGATGGTGCTGATCCCGGCGATGCCTTTGGCGTCGACGCTGGTCACCGCCGCGCTGGGACGCTCGGTGCTGCGTACCCGGGCCCATTTGCCGACCATCTTCGCTCTGGTCACTTCGTTTGTGTTGAGCCTGTTCTTACTCGCCGAGGTTCGTACGCGAGTCAACGAGCTGCATACCGCTCAAGAGGCGGGCAAGCAGACCGCGATCGGCGTCGAAGTCTGGCACACGCTGTGGACCTGGGCGTCGATCCCCAACGAGTATCATCGCTCGGACATCGACGTCGACGGCGGTCCCGCACCGGCCGACGTGGCGGGCCATGAATTCAATTACGTGATCGACGTCACTCTGCGGGCCGACCCGTTGACTTCGATCATGCTGTCGATGGTCTTGTTCGTTTCGTCGCTGGTGTCGATTTACGCTGCCGGCTACATGCACGACGATCGGGGTTATTGGCGATTTTTCACGTACGTGTCGTTGTTCGTGTTTTCGATGACGATGCTGGTTTCGGTCAGCAACTTCGTCTTGCTCTATGTCTTCTGGGAAGCGGTCGGCGTGTGCAGCTACTTGCTGGTCGGCTTCTGGTACGAGAAGCCGAGCGCCGCGGCCGCCGGCAAGAAGGCGTTTCTGGTCAATCGCGTGGGGGACTTCGGTTTCGCGATTGGACTGTTCTTGATATGGGTCACCTACGGCACGCTGAACTTCCACGATACCCCGGCCACGGACGGTGTGGCTGCCGTGGCAGGCATTCTCGGACAAACGCGTCTGGCCGATCCAGCGCTGTACGTCGGCGGAGGTGTCGGCCTGGCGATTTGCCTGTGCCTTCTGACCGGGGCATGCGGCAAGAGTGCCCAATTTCCGCTGCACGTGTGGTTGCCGGACGCGATGGAAGGCCCGACTCCCGTCAGCGCCTTGATTCACGCTGCCACCATGGTGACGGCCGGCGTCTATTTGATCGCCCGTTGTACGCCGCTGTTCATCGCAGCGCCGGAGTCGCAGGAGATTGTGGCCGTGATCGGCGGCTTCACAGCACTGTTGGCCGCACTGATTGCGGTGACGCAAACCGATCTGAAGCGAGTGCTCGCCTATTCCACGATCAGCCAACTGGGATACATGTTCTTGGGGTTGGGCGTCGGGACATTGGCCGGCATCTCGGCCGGCATGTTCCACCTGTTCACGCACGCCTTCTTCAAGGCGCTGTTGTTCTTGGCCGCCGGCAGCGTCATGCATGCCATGGGGGGCGTGATCGACATGCGCCGCTTCAGTGGTTTGCGATTCCTGATGCCCACGACGTTTTGGACGTTCTGGTTCGGGGCGCTGGCCCTTTCGGGCGTGTTTCCGTTCGCGGGCTTTTGGAGTAAGGACGCCATCATCGGCGCCGTCGGCGACCGGGGCGCGCATTCGCTCGTTTACAACGTGCTATTCTGGGCGTCGCTCTTTACCGCGTTTCTGACCGCTTTCTACACATTCCGCGGATTGTTCCTGACGTTCTACGGACGCGAGCGAGTCCCGCCCGAGGCTGGGCATCATGCGCACGAGTCGCCGTCGGCAATGACTTTTCCGCTGATGGTGCTGGCCGTTTGTGCGCTCGCTGTGGGAGCCGTGTTCGAATGGCATCACACGTTCGCCCATTTTCTCGGTAGCACACCGTCGCTGGCTTACGCGGGCGTCCAACCGATGGTTGCGCATGGGGCAGCGGAACACGCTAGCCACTTGGGGCTCGCGCTGTTCAGCACCGTGGTGGCTTTGTCGGGCGTTGGACTCGCGGCCTTCTTCTACTTGGGAGACCGCCGACAGATCGAGCAATTGACCCGCCTGATGCAATCGCCGTTCGGCCTGAAGCTATATCAACTCTCGACCGGAAAATTTTACATCGACGCCATCTACGGCCTGTTGATCGTCGGGCCGCTGCGATTGCTGGCTACGATCAGCTATTGGTTCGACCGCTGGGTGATCGATGGACTGGTGAATCTTTGCGGCCAGGTGCCGATCGTTTGCGGCGCCGTGTTGCGCTCGCTGCAGTCGGGCATGGTGCAGTTTTACGCCCTGGTGATGGTGCTGGGGACGCTGGTATTGATCGGAACATTGTTCATTTGGCCGACAGGGTGA
- a CDS encoding NADH-quinone oxidoreductase subunit I: MKPNDPAVKWVEEPQLGLAGKMYLPLFLQGLTTTTRHLFSPKVTVSFPEVKPKIRNPLIYRGVHRLNKDAQGRVKCVACFLCATACPAHCIDIVASPSPWPDREKYPESFTIDELRCIYCGMCEEACPVDAIELTSLFDLTGRSREEMIFDKEKLLSVFDQTKDTEPMQSAAVGGTL, translated from the coding sequence ATGAAACCAAATGATCCTGCCGTGAAGTGGGTCGAAGAGCCGCAGCTCGGACTGGCGGGCAAGATGTACTTGCCGCTGTTCTTGCAGGGACTGACGACCACCACGCGCCACTTGTTTTCGCCGAAAGTCACAGTCAGCTTCCCAGAAGTGAAGCCCAAGATTCGCAATCCACTGATCTATCGCGGCGTGCATCGCTTGAACAAGGATGCGCAAGGCCGCGTGAAGTGCGTGGCCTGCTTTTTGTGCGCCACGGCCTGCCCGGCGCATTGCATTGATATCGTCGCCTCGCCCAGTCCGTGGCCCGATCGCGAGAAGTATCCCGAAAGCTTCACAATTGACGAGCTCCGCTGCATTTATTGCGGCATGTGCGAAGAGGCCTGCCCCGTGGACGCGATCGAGCTCACCAGCTTGTTCGACCTGACCGGCCGCAGCCGCGAGGAAATGATCTTCGACAAAGAAAAGCTGTTGAGCGTCTTCGACCAGACCAAGGATACCGAGCCGATGCAATCGGCCGCCGTGGGAGGGACGCTGTGA
- a CDS encoding NADH-quinone oxidoreductase subunit N → MSTETLYCLLPEMILIMAATLIYVGGVFVPGRAIWSGIALGAVLMSGWMLYGQYTQLFWAGGHPVRDAVAAEVETVESPDTVAPQYPAEPILSVDMPGPLKVDLFSQYVRWLALVVALVLVLMSLQLAPDVQVPEYLGTLLLAVTGTMIVASAQELVLLFVGLELISIPTYVLLYLGRRGVESQEATAKYFYLSILSSAIMLYGFSFLYGAAGSTELSRIQTAIGGIDETSGMLWFGRLALVLIFAGLCFKVTAVPFHFYAPDVYQGTTAGNAAVLSVLPKLAGLVVLVRIVAVAMPGFETYAWQIAIVLALLTMTLGNVVALWQDNVRRLLAYSAIAHGGYMLIGLAVAFAAASGADAATGFDGIGGMLFYIAVYSLATSGAFAVLVYLGRDERPIDTVDDLAGVGRTYPWAGLSMAIFMFSLTGIPPLAGFWGKLNLFAGALSIRLPAVHEGSMSREWFLLLAVVGVLNAAISAGYYLRIVAVMYFRPAQRELEAQASWGAGAAMLLCAGLVVLVGIQPNPVQVGASAAAQSARLPGVPFAAPVAEKPAVTADGQVAVTATATE, encoded by the coding sequence GTGTCGACTGAAACGCTCTACTGCCTACTGCCCGAGATGATTCTGATCATGGCCGCCACGTTGATCTACGTGGGGGGCGTGTTCGTGCCGGGGCGCGCGATCTGGTCGGGCATTGCCCTAGGTGCAGTGTTGATGTCCGGCTGGATGTTGTATGGGCAATATACGCAATTGTTTTGGGCCGGAGGGCACCCGGTACGTGATGCCGTTGCCGCCGAGGTCGAGACGGTCGAATCGCCAGACACCGTTGCGCCGCAATATCCGGCCGAGCCGATTTTGTCGGTCGACATGCCAGGGCCGCTTAAGGTCGATCTTTTCAGCCAATATGTTCGCTGGTTGGCGTTGGTCGTGGCCCTGGTGCTCGTGCTGATGTCGTTACAGCTCGCGCCGGACGTGCAAGTACCAGAGTATCTGGGCACACTGCTATTGGCCGTCACCGGAACGATGATCGTGGCTTCGGCGCAAGAGCTGGTGCTGTTGTTCGTAGGCTTGGAGTTGATTTCGATTCCGACGTACGTATTGCTCTACCTGGGACGACGCGGCGTGGAATCACAGGAAGCGACGGCCAAGTATTTCTATCTGAGCATTCTGTCGTCGGCCATCATGCTGTACGGCTTCAGCTTCTTGTACGGCGCGGCAGGCTCGACGGAATTGAGTCGAATCCAGACGGCAATCGGCGGCATCGACGAAACGTCGGGCATGCTGTGGTTTGGCCGGTTGGCGCTGGTGCTGATCTTTGCCGGCCTGTGCTTCAAAGTCACGGCCGTACCGTTTCATTTCTACGCTCCGGATGTCTATCAAGGGACGACCGCCGGAAACGCGGCCGTCCTTTCGGTGTTGCCGAAGTTGGCCGGACTGGTCGTGCTGGTGCGTATCGTGGCCGTGGCGATGCCAGGCTTTGAAACCTATGCCTGGCAGATCGCCATCGTGCTTGCACTGCTCACGATGACGCTTGGGAACGTCGTGGCATTGTGGCAGGACAACGTTCGCCGGTTGCTCGCCTATTCAGCGATCGCCCACGGCGGTTACATGTTGATCGGCCTGGCCGTGGCATTTGCCGCCGCCAGCGGCGCGGACGCGGCGACAGGTTTCGACGGCATCGGTGGCATGCTCTTCTATATCGCCGTCTATTCTCTGGCGACGTCAGGAGCCTTTGCCGTGCTGGTCTATTTGGGACGCGACGAGCGCCCGATCGACACCGTCGATGATTTGGCCGGCGTCGGCCGCACCTATCCCTGGGCCGGCCTATCGATGGCCATCTTCATGTTCAGCCTGACCGGCATTCCGCCGCTGGCAGGCTTCTGGGGAAAGCTGAACCTGTTCGCTGGTGCCTTGAGCATTCGCCTGCCGGCTGTCCACGAAGGGAGCATGTCACGCGAGTGGTTCTTGCTACTGGCCGTGGTGGGCGTGCTGAATGCGGCCATCTCGGCCGGTTATTATCTGCGCATCGTGGCGGTGATGTATTTCCGGCCGGCGCAGCGTGAACTGGAGGCACAAGCCTCTTGGGGCGCTGGCGCTGCCATGCTACTGTGCGCGGGTTTGGTCGTGCTGGTTGGCATTCAACCGAATCCGGTGCAAGTGGGCGCGAGTGCCGCTGCACAATCGGCCCGTTTGCCGGGCGTACCGTTTGCGGCCCCGGTGGCCGAAAAGCCAGCCGTAACCGCAGACGGACAGGTCGCCGTGACGGCTACGGCCACGGAGTAG
- the nuoK gene encoding NADH-quinone oxidoreductase subunit NuoK, with product MGELQLLQNYLVVGAMLFSIGLVGMLTRRNMIIMFLAVEMMLQGVSISLVAWSRFHNDWGGQILVIFILTVAACEAAIAMVLVLMLFYRSGRLDIAAWQNLRESNQTAFVDTELPEAEIEEPQWPALAPSGIEPVQPVEQMVHRSHV from the coding sequence ATGGGTGAGCTGCAGCTATTGCAAAACTATCTGGTCGTGGGGGCGATGCTCTTTTCGATCGGTCTGGTCGGTATGTTGACGCGTCGCAACATGATCATCATGTTTCTGGCCGTCGAGATGATGCTGCAAGGCGTGTCGATCAGCCTGGTGGCGTGGAGCCGGTTTCACAATGATTGGGGAGGCCAGATCCTGGTCATCTTCATTCTGACCGTGGCGGCGTGCGAGGCCGCGATCGCGATGGTCTTGGTGCTGATGCTGTTCTACCGCAGTGGCCGGCTGGATATCGCGGCCTGGCAGAATCTGCGCGAGTCGAATCAGACGGCCTTCGTCGATACCGAGCTGCCCGAGGCGGAAATCGAGGAGCCGCAGTGGCCCGCCCTGGCGCCGTCGGGAATCGAACCCGTTCAACCTGTCGAGCAAATGGTACACCGAAGTCATGTTTGA